ACGGCACCGGCGTCGTCGAGGTCCTCGAGGTGCTGTCCGCGACGGGGGGCTCGACCACGGCCGGCCTGCTGGGGGTCGCCGCGCTCGCGCTCGTCGCCGGGGCGTACGCCACGGTCGTCGCGGGCCGCGTCGGCCGCCGCGCCCGCGAGGCGTAGCCGCCGGCCGGCACACCTTCGGGGTGCGTTTCGCGTCTTTTCCCCGCACGAGGCGCAACCCGGTTGCGCACGGACGGGGGTGGGGGTCAGTCGGCCAGCAGCAGCGACATCGCCTCGGCGCGGGTGGACTGCGAGTCCCTGAACGCCCCCCGCACGGCCGACGTCACCGTCTTCGCGCCCGGCTTGCGGACGCCGCGCATCGACATGCAGAGGTGCTCGGCCTGGATCACGACGAGCACGCCGCGCGGCCGCAGCACGGTCTCCAGCGCCTCGGCGATCTGCGTGGTCAGGCGCTCCTGCACCTGCGGGCGCTTGGCGTAGAGGTCGACGACGCGGGCCAGCTTGGACAGGCCGGTGATCTCGCCCTTCTCGTTCGGGATGTAGCCGACGTGGGCCACCCCGAAGAACGGCACGAGGTGGTGCTCGCAGAGCGACCAGACCTCGATGTCCTTGACCAGGACCATCTCGTCGTGGCCCTCGTCGAACGTCGTCTTGAGGATCTCGCACGGGTCCTTGCCGAGCCCGGCGAACTGCTCGGCGTACGCCCGCGCCACCCGCGCCGGCGTGTCCCGCAGGCCCTCGCGGTCGGGGTCCTCGCCGACGCCGATGAGCAGCTCGCGTACGGCCGCCTCGACCCGCGCCGCGTCGAACGCCCGGCCCGAGCCGGCCGGCACGCCGGACAGGTGGTGCGTCACTCCCCGCTGCCGCGCTCCGGCGCCCGCCGCGGGCGGGCCGGCTTGGCGGGCGTACGGCCGCCGCCGCGCGTGGTGCGCGTGGACGAGCCGTTGGCGGAGCCGTTGCTGGCGCGGGCACGGCCGCGGCGTACGGTCGCGTCGCCCGTGCCGAGCAGCGCCAGCTCGGCCGGCGTCATCACCGGCGGGCGGTCGCTGGGGCGGCGCTTGCCGCCGTTGCCGCGCCACGTGCCGCGCGACGGCCGCTTGACGACGGGCGCGAAGATCTCGAGGACCTGCTCGCGCGAGAGCGTCTCCTTCTCCATGAGCTGGAGCACCATCTCGTCGAGCACGTCGCGGTACTGGACGAGGATCTCGTACGCCTCGTCGTGCGCCTCGTCGATGAACCGCCGCACCTCGGCGTCGATCTCGGCGGCGACGTCCTCGGAGTAGTCGCGCTGGTGGCCCATGTCGCGGCCGAGGAAGACCTCGCCGTTGTTCTGGCCGAACTTGATCGCGCCGAGCCGGTCGCTCATGCCGTACTCGGTGGCCATCTGGCGCGCGAGGTGGGTGGCCTTCTCGATGTCGTTGGAGGCGCCGGTGGTGGGCTCGTGGAACACGAGCTCCTCGGCCGCGCGGCCGCCGAGCATCATCGCGAGCTGGTCGATCATCTCGGACCGCGTCGCGGTGTACTTGTCCTCGACGGGCAGCGAGAGCGTGTAGCCGAGCGCCCGGCCGCGGGACAGGATCGTCACCTTGTGCACCGGGTCGCTGTTGGGTAGCGCGTGGCCGACGAGCGCGTGGCCCGCCTCGTGGTACGCGATGACCTTCTTCTCGCGGTCGGACATCACGCGGGTCTTGCGCTCGGGCCCGGCCATGACGCGGTCGATGGACTCCTCGAGCGTGTAGCCGGTGATCTCCTTCTTGCTCTGGCGGGCAGTGAGGAGGGCGGCCTCGTTGATGACGTTCGCGAGGTCGGCGCCGGTGAAGCCGGGCGTGCGCCTCGCGATGATGTCGAGGTCGACGTCCTTGGCGAACGGCTTGCCCTTGGCGTGCACCTTGAGGATCGCCTTGCGGCCCTCGAGGTCGGGGCGGTCCACGACGATCTGCCGGTCGAAGCGGCCAGGGCGCAGCAGCGCGGGGTCGAGGATGTCGGGCCGGTTGGTGGCCGCGATGAGGATGACGCCGCCCTTGACGTCGAAGCCGTCCATCTCGACGAGGAGCTGGTTGAGGGTCTGCTCGCGCTCGTCGTGACCGCCGCCGAGGCCGGCGCCGCGGTGGCGGCCGACGGCGTCGATCTCGTCGACGAAGATGATCGCGGGGGCGTTGGCCTTGGCCTGGTCGAACAGGTCACGCACACGCGAGGCGCCGACGCCGACGAACATCTCGACGAAGTCCGAGCCGGAGATCGAGTAGAACGGCACGCCCGCCTCGCCGGCGACGGCCCGCGCGAGCAGCGTCTTGCCGGTGCCGGGGGGGCCGTACAGCAGGACGCCCTTGGGGATCTTGGCGCCGATGGCCTGGAACTTGGCGGGGTTCTCCAGGAACTCCTTGATCTCCTGGAGCTCCTCGATCGCCTCGTCCACGCCGGCCACGTCGGCGAACGTCGTCTTCGGCGTGTCCTTACTGACGAGCTTGGCCTTGGACTTGCCGAAGTTCATGACGCGGTTGCCGCCGCCCTGCATCTGGTTCATGAAGAAGAACAGCAGCAGCACGACGATGGCGATGGGCAGCAGCCCGAACAGCAGGGAGATGAAGACGTTCTCCTTGGGCCGGTCGGGGTCGATCTCGGCGTCGGGGTTGCGCTGCTCGGTGAGCTGGTAGAGCGGCAGGCCCTGGTCGGTGAGGTACGTGGACTTCAGCCGCTCGGTCTTGCCGTCCTTGTCGATCTTGACGGTGACCGTCTGCGCCTTGTCGTCGAAGTCCGCCTCCTTGACGTTGCCCTCCTCGATGCGCTCGGTGAGCTGCGAGAGGGGGACGTCCTTGGCGGCGTTGACGTTGCTGAAGATCTGGAAGAACACCATCACCATCAGGATGACGACGGTTATCCAGATGAAAGGTCCGCGGAAGTAGCGACGAAAGTCCACGATCTGCCGAGGCGCCGGGGGCGCCCCACCTCCTACCGTTGAGCCCGACCTGCCGGCGCCGTGCCGACGGTTTCAGGGGGTCCTGCCGGTCACCGTAACACCGGCCTCATCCCCCCTCAATCGGGGGTGTCCTTGCCTGTGACGTTCGGTGGCACCCCTCAAGCGGATGTGCAGGACTGAGAGGAGGGGCGGGTCCGGCCTCCCGGTCCGCCGACTAAGGGAGCCTGCGGAACTAGGCGGACCGGGAGGCCGGGCCCGCACGGGGCGCTACTTGGTCTTGACGAACTCCGGCTTGAGGGTGCCGATGAACGGCAGGTTGCGGTAGCGCTCGGCGTAGTCAAGGCCGTACCCGACGACGAAGATGTTGTCGAGGTCGAACCCGACGTACTTCACGGGCACCTCGACGAGCGCGGCCGCGGGCTTGCGGAGCAGGGCGGCGACCTCGATGGAGGCGGGCTGGCGGGAGCGGAGGTTGCGCAGCAGCCAGTTGAGCGTGAGGCCCGAGTCGATGACGTCCTCGACGACGAGGACGTGCTGGCCCGCGATGTCCCCGTCGAGGTCCTTGAGGATGCGGACGACGCCCGAGGTGGACGTGCCGCTGCCGTACGACGCCACCGACATGAAGTCGATCGACAGCGGCGTCTGGAGGGCGCGGGCGAGGTCGCTGATGACCATGAACGCGCCCTTGAGCACGCCCACCATCCGGATCTCGCGTCCCTCGTAGTCGGCGCTGATCTGCGCCGCCATCTCCTCGATCTTCGCCTGGATCTCCTTCTCGGAGATCAACACGTCGGCGATGGCGTCGTCGTACACCGCGCTCCAGGTGGGCTGTCTAGGGCGTTCGGAAGGCGAGCGTGTCACACGACCGCACCGCCACCAAGCCGCCGGGCAGGTCGACGGGTCCCTGGCCGTGCCAGTTCGTCAGGAGTGCGTCGATCGCGGCGACATGTCCCGCGCTCAGGTCGGTGGCGCCGGCGTCGCGGGCGGCGCGGAGGAGGACGCGGCGGCGGATCGCGGGGGGCAGGTCGGCGAGGGCGTTGGCGTCGAGACCGACGCCCGCGTACGCCGCCATGGCGACCTCGTCGAGCAGGTCGGCGTCGTCGCGGAGCAGCGCCGCGGTGCGGGCGAGCGCGTCGCGGACGCCAGGCCCCAGCGCCTCCTCCAGGGCAGGGAGGGCGACGTGGCGGGCGCGGTTGCGCGCGTAGCGGAGGTCGGCGTTGGCGGGGTCGGACCAGGGCTCCAGGCCGAGCGCGGCGCACGCGGCCTCGGTGGTCTCGCGGGGCAGGTCGAGGAACGGCCGGACGTACCGCCCGCGGCGCTCCGGCATCCCTGACAGTGAGCGGGCGCCGGAGCCGCGGGCGAGGCCGAGGAGCACCTGCTCGGCCTGGTCGTCGCGCGTGTGCCCGAGGAGTACGTCGCCCTCGGGCAGCGCGTCGAGGGCGGCGTAGCGGGCGCGGCGAGCGGCGTCCTCGTCGGTGCCGTCCGGCGTGACGGTCACGACGGTGGTTTCGACCCCGAGCCCGTGAGCGCGGGCGACGACGCGGGCCGCCTGCTCCGCGGACCCTGCGCGCAGGCCGTGGTCGACGGTGACGCAGCGGGCGGTCACGTCGTGGCGCGGCGCCTCCCAGGCCAGCGCGGCGAGCAGCGCGAGGGAGTCGGCGCCGCCGGAGACGGCGGCGTACGTGACGGGGGTGGCGAGGACGCGGCGTACGGCCCGGCGGACGTCCGCGACCGCCGGGTCAGGCCCGGCCATCCTCCGCGTCGCCGGTCAGCGCGGCCGGTGCCACGCGCGCGACCCACGCGGCGGGGTCGGCGATCTCCTCGGGGGTCGGCAGGTTGTCCGGACCCTCCCAGACGCGGTTGAACGCCGCCATGCCCGACGTGTCGACGACGTACCGGACGAACTTCTCCCCCTCGGCGTACTGCCGCATCTTCATGTCGAGGCCGAACAACCGCCGGATCACCTTGTCCACGGGGCCGGCGCCCTTGCGGCGCTCCTCGAAGCGCTCGCGGATGGTCTTGGCGGTGGGCACGACGGCGGGGCCGACGCCGTCCATGACGTAGTCGCCGTGGCCTTCGAGCAGGCTCATGAGGGCTTGGAGGCGGCTGACGATCTCGCGCTGCTCGGGGGTCTGCAGCGCGTCCATGAGCGAGCCGCCCTCGCCGCCGGTGACGGCGTCGCGTACGGCGCCCGCGGCGTCGCGCAGCCGCGCCAGCACCTGGGCCGGGTCGAGGTCGGAGGCGTCGATGAACGCCTTGACCTGGCCGGTGAAGTACGGCCGCAGCCACGGCACCGCGGATGGCGGCTACGGCGTCGCGGAGGCGTTGCGCGATCTGGGCGGGGTCGAGGTCGGAGGACTCGACGTAGGTGCGGACCTGGCCGGTGAAGTACGGCCGCAGCCACGGCACCGCGGTGAACTGCGTGCGGTGGGTGACCTCGTGCAGCGTCACCCAGAGCCGGAAGTCGTGGGGGTCGACGCCGAGGCGGCGTTCGGTCTCGACGATGTTGGGGGCGACGAGCGTGAGGCGGCCGTTGTCGCCCTCGCCGGGCGGCAGGAACAGCTCGAACTGCCCGAGGACCCGCGCCGCGAGGTACGCCATGATCGTCCCGACCTGCACGCCGGTGACCCGCGAGCCGATCGCGTGGGTGAGGCCGCCGGGCTCGCCTGTGCCGCCGCGGGCGCGACGCTTCTCGGTCACCTTCTCGACGAGCGGCTCCAGCGCGATCCGGAAGCCGTCGACGTTGGCCTTGACCCAGCCGATCCGGTCCACGACCGCGACCGGCACGTCGAGGTCGGGCAGCGTCAGGCCGGTGAACGCCGCCACGTGGCGTTCGGCATCGGGGACCATCGAACGCAGCTCGCTGACGACGGCGTGCGCCTCGTCGGGGCTGATCTGGGGTCCCGGGCGGACCAGTGCCCTGGCCGTCGAGACGGCGACGTCCCAGTCGATCGTCTCGCGCATGCGGGCGGAGCCTCCTCGCTACTTGCTGCCGCCGCGCTTCTGGTTGGCGCGGAAGTCCCTGGACTTCACGAGGTACCCGACCACGACCGCCACAAGCAGCAGGACGGCAGCGAACAGGATCATGTTGGCGAAGACGTACGTCCACGGCCGGCCGTTTTTCACGTCGGAGATCGGCGGCGGCGGGGCCGGCTGCGCGTACGCCGCGCCGGAGAGCGCGAGCAGCAGCGTCGCGGTGAGCAGCGTGAGGGTGCGGCGAGGCGACATCGGCGGGGTGTCCTCCGGGGGCGTTGGTGGCGTTGATGCTACCGGCAGCCGCAGGCGGCGAGCGCGGCGGCCGCCGCGTCGAGCGCCCGGCCCGCCGCGGCGACGAACCTCGTGGGCAGCCGGTCGGCAGTGAACGCGAACACCAGCAGCCGCCCGCTCCGCGTCTCGATGACTCCCGCGAGGGTGGCGACGTTGTCGAGGGAGCCCGTCTTGGCGCGGACGCGGCCCGCCGCGCTGCTCGACGGCGCGGTGTCGTAGCGGGTCGAGAGCGTGCCGCTGAAGGCCGCCACGGGCAGCCCGGTGAGGACGGCGTTGAGGCGCGCCTCGCGGACCGCGACGGACAGCACGCCGACGAGCTGGGCCGGCGTGACGCGGTTGAGCCGCGAGAGGCCGGAGCCGTCTCTGAGGTCGGGCGGGTCGCCGCCGAGGTCGCGGATCGTCGCGGGCAGCGCGGTGGCGACGCCGGCGAAGTCGGCGCTGGCGCCGCGCGCGATGGCGACGTGGCGGGCGAGGGACTCGGCGAGCTCGTTGTCGGATCGCGCGAGCATGCGCTCGACCAGTGCCGCGATCGTCGGGGACTCGACCTGCGCGAGCTCGGTGGCCTGCGGCGGCGCGGCGCCGCGGCGGAGGCCGTCGCCGACCTTGACGCCGGCGTTGCGCAGGGCGTTGCGGAGCTTGATCGCGCCGGCCAGGTCGGGCTCGGCGTTGCGCGGGTCGTCGCCGATGCGCACCCGGCCGCCGTCGACCATGAACGCGCGGATCGGCGCGACCGACCCCTCGGTGACGTACGTCGGCTTCCACCCCGGCGCGAGGCCTGGCCCGTCGAAGAGCGTGGCATCGACGACCAAGTCGCCGGTGACTCTTCTTACGCCCGCTTTCCGGACGAGGCGCGCGAGGGAGGCGAGGGTGGCGGGCTTCGGGTACGACTCGGGCGTGGGGTCGTTCGTCAGCGTGGGGTCTCCCCCGCCGACGACGACGAGGTCGCCGTCGAGGACGCCGTTGGTTGGCGGGGCTTGGGTGACGATGCGCGTGGTGAGGCGGTGCTCGGGGCCGAGCGCCTTGAGGGCGGCGGCGGCGGTGAAGACCTTGGTGGTCGAGGCAGGGATGGCCGGGAGGGCGGCGTTGCTGTCGTAGAGGGTGGCGCCGCTCGTGGCGTCGACGACGAGGGCGTTGACGCGCGAGCCGAGGTCGGGGTCGGCGAGGCGGGCGGAGAGCGTACGGGCCACCGCCTGCGGGTCCGCCGCGGGGCCCGCGGTGGGTGCGGCGGCCAGGGCGGCGGGCGTACGGACGACGATCGGCGGGAGCGTCGGGGCCGGGGTGGCGCTCGGGGTCGGCGAGGCGCTCGGGCGGGCCTGTGGCTGCTCGGCCGAGCGGTACGCGACGACGACCGCGCCGCCACCGCCGACGAGGACGGCGGCGGCCGCGACGGAGAGCGCGACGCGCCGTACGGAGGCCACGGGGCAGACTAACGAGAGTCAGCCACGGCGCGAGGAGACAGCCACAGTGTTGTTCGACGTCACGGTCGAGATCCCGAAGGGTCACCGCAACAAGTACGAGATGGACCACGAGACGGGGCGGATCCGGCTCGACCGGATGCTGTTCACGTCGACGCGGTACCCCGCCGACTACGGCTTCATCGAGGACACGCTCGGCGAGGACGGCGACCCCCTGGACGTCCTGGTGCTGCTGGACGAGCCGACGTTCCCCGGGTGCCTCATCGAGTGCCGGGCCATCGGGATGTTCCGGATGAGCGACGAGAAGGGCGGCGACGACAAGGTCCTCGCCGTGCCCGCGCACGACCCGCGGCAGTCGCACCTGCAGGACATCTTCCACGTGCCCCGCTTCGACCAGCTCGAGATCCAGCACTTCTTCGAGACGTACAAGGACCTCGAGCCCGGCAAGTCCGTGGAGGGCGCCACGTGGGTCGGGCGGGTCGAGGCGGAGGCCGAGATCGAGCGGTCGTACGAACGCGCGCGGGTGGCGCACGCGGCGCCGGCCGAGGTCGAGCCGGAGCCCGCCGCGGAGTAGGTCAGACGACCGTCCCGGCCTCGTTGGCGAGGCGGTAGACGACTCTAGGGCTCGTCGCGCCGTTCCTTGAAGATCATCACGCCCAAGACCGGCGGAACTACTGCAGAGAACGAGGCGAGGACCGGCCGCGGCGGGCCGCCGGCTGAGCGCGAGACTTCGTGATCTTGGCTGCGTTTGTGTAGGCGGAGCAGCAGAAACGCAGCCAAGATCACGAAAGGCGGCGGCGCCTGGCGGCGCGACGCGCCCTCCTACTCCGCCGGAAGCGGGGCGGGCACCGGGAGCGGGACGACCGCGCGGATCACGGAGCCCTCCGACGTGCTCAACGTCGTCACGTCCGACGCCACCGCGCGGACGAGGTACAGCCCGCGCCCGCTGTCGGCGTCCGCCGCCGGCAACGCCGTCCCGCGCGACTCGAGGTCCGCGACCCCGGGGCCGTCGTCGGAGACCTCCACGACCACCGACGGGCCCTCGACCGACACCGTCACGGTGGCGGACGTGCGGGCGTACCGGACGGCGTTGGCGAGCAGCTCGCTCACGGTGAGCAGCGCGTCGTCGCACGCCACGCCGTGCCCG
The genomic region above belongs to Frankiaceae bacterium and contains:
- the folE gene encoding GTP cyclohydrolase I FolE, coding for MTHHLSGVPAGSGRAFDAARVEAAVRELLIGVGEDPDREGLRDTPARVARAYAEQFAGLGKDPCEILKTTFDEGHDEMVLVKDIEVWSLCEHHLVPFFGVAHVGYIPNEKGEITGLSKLARVVDLYAKRPQVQERLTTQIAEALETVLRPRGVLVVIQAEHLCMSMRGVRKPGAKTVTSAVRGAFRDSQSTRAEAMSLLLAD
- the ftsH gene encoding ATP-dependent zinc metalloprotease FtsH; translated protein: MDFRRYFRGPFIWITVVILMVMVFFQIFSNVNAAKDVPLSQLTERIEEGNVKEADFDDKAQTVTVKIDKDGKTERLKSTYLTDQGLPLYQLTEQRNPDAEIDPDRPKENVFISLLFGLLPIAIVVLLLFFFMNQMQGGGNRVMNFGKSKAKLVSKDTPKTTFADVAGVDEAIEELQEIKEFLENPAKFQAIGAKIPKGVLLYGPPGTGKTLLARAVAGEAGVPFYSISGSDFVEMFVGVGASRVRDLFDQAKANAPAIIFVDEIDAVGRHRGAGLGGGHDEREQTLNQLLVEMDGFDVKGGVILIAATNRPDILDPALLRPGRFDRQIVVDRPDLEGRKAILKVHAKGKPFAKDVDLDIIARRTPGFTGADLANVINEAALLTARQSKKEITGYTLEESIDRVMAGPERKTRVMSDREKKVIAYHEAGHALVGHALPNSDPVHKVTILSRGRALGYTLSLPVEDKYTATRSEMIDQLAMMLGGRAAEELVFHEPTTGASNDIEKATHLARQMATEYGMSDRLGAIKFGQNNGEVFLGRDMGHQRDYSEDVAAEIDAEVRRFIDEAHDEAYEILVQYRDVLDEMVLQLMEKETLSREQVLEIFAPVVKRPSRGTWRGNGGKRRPSDRPPVMTPAELALLGTGDATVRRGRARASNGSANGSSTRTTRGGGRTPAKPARPRRAPERGSGE
- the hpt gene encoding hypoxanthine phosphoribosyltransferase — its product is MYDDAIADVLISEKEIQAKIEEMAAQISADYEGREIRMVGVLKGAFMVISDLARALQTPLSIDFMSVASYGSGTSTSGVVRILKDLDGDIAGQHVLVVEDVIDSGLTLNWLLRNLRSRQPASIEVAALLRKPAAALVEVPVKYVGFDLDNIFVVGYGLDYAERYRNLPFIGTLKPEFVKTK
- the tilS gene encoding tRNA lysidine(34) synthetase TilS → MAGPDPAVADVRRAVRRVLATPVTYAAVSGGADSLALLAALAWEAPRHDVTARCVTVDHGLRAGSAEQAARVVARAHGLGVETTVVTVTPDGTDEDAARRARYAALDALPEGDVLLGHTRDDQAEQVLLGLARGSGARSLSGMPERRGRYVRPFLDLPRETTEAACAALGLEPWSDPANADLRYARNRARHVALPALEEALGPGVRDALARTAALLRDDADLLDEVAMAAYAGVGLDANALADLPPAIRRRVLLRAARDAGATDLSAGHVAAIDALLTNWHGQGPVDLPGGLVAVRSCDTLAFRTP
- a CDS encoding zinc-dependent metalloprotease; amino-acid sequence: MPWLRPYFTGQVKAFIDASDLDPAQVLARLRDAAGAVRDAVTGGEGGSLMDALQTPEQREIVSRLQALMSLLEGHGDYVMDGVGPAVVPTAKTIRERFEERRKGAGPVDKVIRRLFGLDMKMRQYAEGEKFVRYVVDTSGMAAFNRVWEGPDNLPTPEEIADPAAWVARVAPAALTGDAEDGRA
- the dacB gene encoding D-alanyl-D-alanine carboxypeptidase/D-alanyl-D-alanine-endopeptidase, with amino-acid sequence MASVRRVALSVAAAAVLVGGGGAVVVAYRSAEQPQARPSASPTPSATPAPTLPPIVVRTPAALAAAPTAGPAADPQAVARTLSARLADPDLGSRVNALVVDATSGATLYDSNAALPAIPASTTKVFTAAAALKALGPEHRLTTRIVTQAPPTNGVLDGDLVVVGGGDPTLTNDPTPESYPKPATLASLARLVRKAGVRRVTGDLVVDATLFDGPGLAPGWKPTYVTEGSVAPIRAFMVDGGRVRIGDDPRNAEPDLAGAIKLRNALRNAGVKVGDGLRRGAAPPQATELAQVESPTIAALVERMLARSDNELAESLARHVAIARGASADFAGVATALPATIRDLGGDPPDLRDGSGLSRLNRVTPAQLVGVLSVAVREARLNAVLTGLPVAAFSGTLSTRYDTAPSSSAAGRVRAKTGSLDNVATLAGVIETRSGRLLVFAFTADRLPTRFVAAAGRALDAAAAALAACGCR
- a CDS encoding inorganic diphosphatase — translated: MLFDVTVEIPKGHRNKYEMDHETGRIRLDRMLFTSTRYPADYGFIEDTLGEDGDPLDVLVLLDEPTFPGCLIECRAIGMFRMSDEKGGDDKVLAVPAHDPRQSHLQDIFHVPRFDQLEIQHFFETYKDLEPGKSVEGATWVGRVEAEAEIERSYERARVAHAAPAEVEPEPAAE